The sequence below is a genomic window from Streptosporangium lutulentum.
CCAGGTCGGCCACGTGGACGGCTTCGAGGAGTTCGTGAGGACCCGGTTCTCCCAGTTCTCCCGCGAAGCCGGCCTCGGCGAGAACCGCTACGCCGAGGCCTTCCAGCGGGTGTCCACCGTCTGAATCCGGGTTCGGAAGGGACGATCACCCGCTCGGGAGGAACCGGGTCGTCTCCGAGGGGGAAGGCTCAGCCCTTGGCCTTCGGGGCCGTGCCCGCCCCCACCGCGGGGGCCCCGGTCCTTTCCGCGTTCGGCGTCGCGGCCGTCTGCCCGGAGCCGGAGTCCGGCGGGGCGAGGCGGGCGAACAGGTAGCCCAGCGAATTGGTCGCGACGTGGAACAGCGCGGGCGCGGCCAGGCCTCCCCTGCGGCGCAGTTCGCAGAAGAACACCCCGGCCGATCCCGTCGCGAGCACGGAGCCGATCACCACCCGCGACGCCTCCATCGCGGACGCCCTCCCTTTCCGGCCCGGGCGGCCCGGTCCGCCCGGCTCTCCTGACCGAGCCGGTCCGGCCGGCACCCCCGGTGAACGCGGTCCGTCGGCGGGGGCCTCCCCCGCGGTCAGGCGGCTCAGCGCGGGGTTGGCGGCCATCATGTCGATCGCGGGGAGCACGTGCCAGAGACCGAACAGGGCCGAGGAGACGGCGGTGGCCGTACCGGCCCCGTGAGAGCGGGAGAGAAGAGCGTGGAGCACCCCGCGGAAGCCGACCTCCTCCAGCAGGACCGTGCCGAACGGCACCTGGAGCAGGGCCTCCTCGAACGCGCGGGCACGGGACAGGGACAGCGCGCGCTCGTCGCGGAAGAACCGGCGGGTGGCGGGGACGGCGATCCCCACGCCGTAGACCACGGCGACGGCGGAGGCGAGCGCCCCGCCGATCCGCAGCCCCCTCGCGCGTTCGTGGAACCCCAGATCGGCCCAGGAGAGCCCGGAACGGCGAGCCACGGCGAGCAGCGCGCCGGTGGCCACGGTCGAGGTCAGCGGCGCCAGGCGCGGCGCCAGGCGGTTGTTGAGCACGTTGGCCGCCACCAGCACGGCCACCGCCCCGGTCACCGCGCGGGCCGACGTGACCTCCGGTTCCCCACCGGCCGTCATGACGTCCCGGCCGACGCGGCTCGCGACGTCACGCCCGAGGCCGCGAACACGGCCTGCCACCCGGCGCTCACGGCCGCACGCCCCGGACCCCTCGCCGGCCTGCGCCCCGCGACCCGAACACCCGCATCCCGTCTCCCTCCGGCTCGGTTCGAGGCTACGCGAGCGACGGTCATCCCGCGGCGGGCTGCCGCCATCCGGACGGGAACCGCAGGCCGCGCCGTTCTTTCACGGTGAGGCCGCCCCAGATTCCCTCGGGCTCCCCCTCCCGGATCGCGTAGGCCCGGCACTCCTTGAGCACCGGGCACCTCTCGCAGACGGCCTTCGCCCGGGCCTCGTGCTCGGCCGACTGCGTCAGCGGGAAGAACACTTCGGGATCGATCTCGCGGCATGCTCCCCGCGTGGCCCAGCCGATCTCGCGAATGGTCATCCGCACGACATCACCCCCTGGTGGGTCACCGGCCCTCAGCCTAGGTGGATCGCACCGGCGTGACATCAATCTTCCGGCGGATTCACGGGTACGCATCCGGGAGCACCCGGCCGGCCGGCGTGCCTCAGCAGACGTCCGTGCCCTCGTTGTAGCCCCGGACGAACACCGCCTGGCGCTGCTCCGCCGTACCGTGGGCGTCCGGGCGCAGCCAGTCGTCGGTGGGGTCTCCCGCCGCGGCGAGGTTGATCAGCAGTTCGTTCTCGTCGCCGTCCTCGGCCAGCAGCGCCCCGCCCCTGACGAGCGCCCCGAGGGTCCCGCCCGCGTAGCAGTCCGCCTGGAGCTCCAGCTCCACGTTGAGCTGGGAGGAGGTGTTCAACTGCGCCTGTACGGCGTGCCCGAACTCATGCGGGATGATCACGTAGATCGAGCCGTCTCCCATCCGCTCGTCGAGTTCGCGCATCCAGTTCTCGTCGTAGGCGATGAAGTGCCCCGCCGGACAGTAGAAGGCGTTGTTCGGGACCGCCGGCTGTCCGCCGCAGGAGGGGCCGTTCGCCCCCTGGTAGGCGATGAAGTCCTCGATCGGGCGGTAGGTCAGCCCGCCTGCGGCGAAGGTCTGCTTCCAGTACGCCTCGGTGGACTCCTTCGCCAGTTCGACGTCCGATTCGAACGTCTCCCCCCTCGGCGTGGCCGTGGCGGCCCCCGTGGCCGGGTCTGTCCCGGAGCCCGGATCCGGCTGATCACTCCCGCAGGCCACGACGGTCACCATGAGCAGCGCGAGAAGAAGCGAGATGGCTCTCATACCCCCATCGTGACAAGCCGGGGGCCGGGGCGCGAGGGCTCCGGCCTACCGAGACCCGCGGGCACGAGGGCTTCCACGCACTTCCGCCTCCGCGCACGAGGCCC
It includes:
- a CDS encoding CPBP family intramembrane glutamic endopeptidase is translated as MAGRVRGLGRDVASRVGRDVMTAGGEPEVTSARAVTGAVAVLVAANVLNNRLAPRLAPLTSTVATGALLAVARRSGLSWADLGFHERARGLRIGGALASAVAVVYGVGIAVPATRRFFRDERALSLSRARAFEEALLQVPFGTVLLEEVGFRGVLHALLSRSHGAGTATAVSSALFGLWHVLPAIDMMAANPALSRLTAGEAPADGPRSPGVPAGPARSGEPGGPGRPGRKGRASAMEASRVVIGSVLATGSAGVFFCELRRRGGLAAPALFHVATNSLGYLFARLAPPDSGSGQTAATPNAERTGAPAVGAGTAPKAKG
- a CDS encoding WhiB family transcriptional regulator — its product is MTIREIGWATRGACREIDPEVFFPLTQSAEHEARAKAVCERCPVLKECRAYAIREGEPEGIWGGLTVKERRGLRFPSGWRQPAAG
- a CDS encoding neutral zinc metallopeptidase; this encodes MRAISLLLALLMVTVVACGSDQPDPGSGTDPATGAATATPRGETFESDVELAKESTEAYWKQTFAAGGLTYRPIEDFIAYQGANGPSCGGQPAVPNNAFYCPAGHFIAYDENWMRELDERMGDGSIYVIIPHEFGHAVQAQLNTSSQLNVELELQADCYAGGTLGALVRGGALLAEDGDENELLINLAAAGDPTDDWLRPDAHGTAEQRQAVFVRGYNEGTDVC